The Brassica napus cultivar Da-Ae chromosome C1, Da-Ae, whole genome shotgun sequence DNA segment ggtttaggctttagggtttagtgttttgctgacgacattaaaaatatatatcttttaattactactatttttttatttctttttaccttttaattttaaaaatataatataatttgacaatattttatttctttttttaaatgatatcgaatttgaaataatgaaatcctattagTTGATGAACCTATAGGTTCACTTATATTCACCTATAGGTTCCTCGTAGAATATTATTGTGATCGCTTTCATTCAATTAGTATATTCCGTCGTTATGATCtgttttctttgtcttttttttttttttgactaacgTTTTCTTTGTCTTCTTGTTCTAAATTGAGGCATTTTGCTTAATATTCATATGAAGCTTTTTTATTAAGGATATAGCCATCACACAGTAAAGGCCAACAGATGGGACAATTACGCCACCATTTTTCCCTTTCGCTCCCTGGACGCGCGTGAAGCGTTAGAAAACGTGAACAAAGATAAAGACATGTGCCATATTCCTTTTATACTAAACCTATAGCATAGACTAAGGCTGTCATATCTTTAACGTAACACAAAccaattataatttcaaaaactCAGATTCCCGCCCAGTGATTACGTTTCTTTCATTTAATGGCATCCTATTAAAAACATACTATCTATTGTGTTTTAGCTTAACATAGAAATGACAAATCAGAAGAATGTCTGAAGAAGACGACAGAAGCGAAGTAAAAGCACAACCTGGAGACTCCGAGGTATCTTTCTCCGCATTAAAGCTTCTTTATGGCAACATCGCAATAGAATATTCATACGGACTGAAAGTTGGGAACCATTTAGTCTATATATGGTCAGGGCCGGCCCCGAGAGTTTTGAGGCCCAAAACCATTTAGTAAAGACTTCAAAAATTTGGGgacctaaaaatttttttttcataaactgGGGAtctatttacatataaaaattttagaggCCTAAGGCAAATGTTTCATTGGGCTTGACCCAGGACCGACCCTAATATGGCCACGGTTTAGTCTGCAACAAGtatttttctatattatatTGTAGAACAGATATGGAAAATTGAAAACTAAGAAAgtattttcttctctttgttaTACCTAAAGATCGTGCGTAAGAGGATGAAGTTAGTggatctaaaataatataaaagtcatGAGTTGCACATACTAACTAGATGGTACGAAAAAAgaagaattaaaattttgtaacatAGGAGGGCTAACATAAACGTGTTCTGAGGAACGACATATATTGCAGAGTGTACCATAACCAAACATTTATAAGACTAATGGGAACCTTTTCCGtcatatgtgtacagatggttGAACAGGACACAGTGATGATAATGACTGGCACTTGGGTTAGGGAGGGTGAAGGTCCCTGGCTGTTCGATACGCAAACCGAAGAGGGAACAAAATTCATAACCGTTAAATCAGGCCTCGGGTATGAAGAACTTGTTCACCTCGTCAAGGATTGCCTAGCCATTGACTCAGCCAACGTCACACTTAAACTCTCCTATCAATATCCAACATGGATGCTTATTGACGATGGGGATGGATCAACACCACAGTTCATTTCAGACGACCATGAGCTGGAGGTCTTTGTTCAGAAGAGGCGAAAAATTGAAGAGGTGAACCTCTTTGTAACCATCTCCCAGTGTATCGATGGGGTTACTACTGCACAAGGCAAACCACATTTTTCAAATGTGACCGATCAAACCTTACTGGATAAAGATGATGGTGATACCGAAACTACAGACGCGACAACTGAGGAGGAGTGGCTAGAGTTTGCGCTTTCGGAGACCCCCTTGACATGTCCCCCACAAAAGAATACAGCCGGAGGAAGCTTTCGGGTGACAGAGCAGGATACCATACCATACAGGCGCAATGGTATAGAAATCCAAGAGAACCAACCTATCATTCGGCTTCGAAGTCCAGAAAATAGCTCTGAAACTCGTGGAAAGGGAAAGGAATTGGCACTAGAGGTAGCGCCGGCATATGAGCCATATGACTTTGGTGTCCGTAACAGCTTAAGAAGGATAGAACATACCACAGGAGAAGGGGAACCTAATAGACCAGTGAAACGTCGATTGTTTCCAACAAGCAGAACGGCTTCGGAAGCGGAAATGGAATTGGTGCCAACACAAGGACCAGATGAAACCTTCCACCAACCGGAACCCGCAACACAAGCAGTTGGAGGTGAAGGTTCGAGTGGATTAACCCACTGGACAAGGTTCCAAGATGCACTCCATCAGATTCTAGATGACGAAACGTCCCAGAATGTTCTATTTGGACGCGATGCACCTCCGGTTATAGAGAGCGTAGAGAATGATGGTGCTTAATCGCATAAACTATACTACTATATATTATAGTATAGTCATAGTTACATTACATAATTAACATGCCGCACAACTGGCTGTATTGCAGGACTAGAGTCCGCCTTGGAGGCTGTTTCATATCAAGGAGACAATCTGTTTGTGGGGCAGGTGTTCAAGTCTAAAAGCGATTGCAAGATAAAAATTGCAATTCATGCAATAAATTGAAAGTTTCATTTCAAGACTAAGAGGTTAACACCAAACTTCATGGTTCTAGTTTGTGTTGCAACGAACTGTCCATGGAGAGTCTAGGCGGCACTGGTTGATGGGACATGCAATTTCCAGATACGCCAAGCGACGCTTACTCACTGTTGTACCCTTGATGCACGAAGGAACTACCACAAATTGGCAACCACCCAAGTGATAGGGGAGCTAATACAATCGCTTCATTGCTATCAAGCGCGGACCCATGCCGTCAACAATTCAAAAGATCCTACTCGACGACTTCCATGTCAATGTCTCTTATTGGAAATCTTGGAGGGGCCGAGAAGTCAGAATGGAATTGGCGTTAGGGTCAATGGCTGGAAGTTACGCACTAATGCCTGCCTATTCAGGCCTCCTTCAAACAACTAATCCTGGATCAATCTGCTGTCTACACAAGGAAGAAAATAGTGATGGGAGCATGATGTCTAAGTATGCTTTCATTGCATTTGGGGCATCGATCAAAGGTTACCGGTACATGCGGAAAGTTGTAGTCATAGATGGGACCAGGTTGAAAGGAAGGTATGGAGGATGCTTGCTCTCCGCGTGTTGCCAAGATGgcaatttccaaatatttccgCTAGCCTTCGGTATAGTTGACAGTGAGAACGAAGACGCTTGGGAGTGGTTCCTATCTCAGCTGAAAACATTTGTCGAGGATGCTCATCATCTTGTCTTTGTCTCCGACAGACATGGAAGCATTTACAATCCCATTGGAAAGGTTGGTGAATGTTTTCTGAATCCAGACTATTTTACTGAAATATAGTCTAACATTCCATTTCAACTGTATGTTAACTGCAGGTTTATCCACATGCTCAGCACGCCGCATGCACTATCCACCTATGGAGGAACATAAAGTCCAGATTCAAATCCAAACGGCTGGCTTCATTAATGGGTGCAGCATCACGAGCGTACATTGTTTCAGAGTTCAATAAGAAGTTCCTGGATATACAACGTGTAAGCCCTGGATGTGCAGGCTATTTAGTTGACATAGGTAACAATTCTAGAATATTATACTAAGCTATACGATTCAGTTTTTAGTATAGTACGAAGTATAATATAAATTCCCCAACAGGCTTCGAGCATTGGACAAGGGCACATTTCCAAGGCGATAGGTTCAATATAATGGATTCAAACATAGCGGAATCTTGGAATGCTGTCTTGACTGAAGCGAGGGAGTTCCCCCTAATCTCGATGTGTGAGTACATACGAACAACACTTATGTGTTGGTTTGCCGTACGACGCGCTAAATCTATGGAACATAAGGGGACTCTAACGCCAAATGTTAGGCGGATAGAGGAAGACAACTTCGACAGTTCGACTGGGTTTGCTGTAACCGGAATAAGTGAAGTCAAATTCCAAATTCAGGCACAGTCTGGACAGTTTAACATGGTAAACGTCCATGACGGTACATGCACATGCAAGGAAACTGAAATTGGAGGCACATTTGCTGGTGCTCTTACGCCGCCAGCTGTTAAACGTCCACCAAGCAGACCACGCAAACAGAAAATATTGTCAACTGGAGAAGATAAGGTACTGAAGTTcattaataactatttataCTATACTATCGGGAACACATAGTATATTGATACCAAACACGAGTAACACTTGGTGTCTTTGCAGCGTTACAGTCAGAAGCATGCCGGAAATGTACTCGCTGTAGGGGAGAAGGCCACAACAAGGCCTCATGTCGTCGTCCAAAATAAGTATGTAAGGAAGAAAGCGGGGTTAAAGAAGGATGGGTTATGAGCATGTTTTTGTGACCCGGTGGAATAAAGTTTCCAACCATGTAGTAACATGGTGTGGTGGTACGGAGTCGACATTGGTATTTTCCAAACGccaaaatattattgtattcTGCACACTTAGCAGCagacaatattattttagctATTTCCTTTAGTTGGCTGGCTTGTTATGTGTCTGTACATAGGTGCACCGAATGTAAACCTTCTCTTTTGTGTAATATAAATGAAAATCCCCGCTTCTTAGTTCCTCTGCTTCGTCAATTTATTCCACCCAATAAGAAAGTTTATCTAAACGAAACCATCAGGTTAACATAATTGGAAGGAAAGGAAAATACTATACCATATGAACTAAGGTATAGAAAACTTTAGAAACCGACCTAATTGATTAAGTCAGgtgtatattcataaagaaagCGACAATGTCAAGAAGACTATTGTATACTGTAATTTGCCAAACAAACATCACATGGTTAACATGTAATTAGTGGGACGACATATACAACATCTCGATTGATTTATATAACCTGAAACATGCGTACCTTATATTTAGTTGTCCACTGGGAGAAGAGTTATTCAACCATTGAGTAGGGGGAGCACAAACCAGGTTAAGGGGAGGAGATTTTCACAAGTATATTCTGCCTCTTGTGTTGAACGAAGTAGAAATTAAAACCATACACCCGAGTGTAGGAAAGTCAAAGAGAGTGTTTCAAAAACCGTAACCATACGGTTCCGTTGTCTTATAGTAGTTACATATACTATACTACAACTATTATAGTATGACATGGTAATAAGAAAGCCTAGGTTGGTCGGATTCTCTATCTATATAATAGGGGAATGAGTCCTTATAAACGCAATTAACGCCGACCTTGTAGGAACATGGTGTGCTGGTACGGAATCGACATTTGTATTTTCTAGACGCCAAAATACTGTTGTATTCTGCACACTTAGCaatattgattattattttagctATTTCCTTTACTTGGCTGGCTTGTTATGTGTCTGTACATAGGTGCGCCGAATGTAAACCTTCTCTTTTGTGTAATAAGAGAACCGTAACCACACGGTTCCGTTGTCTTATAGTAGTTACATAAACTATACTACACCTATTATAGTATGGCATGGTAATAAGAAAGCCGAGCTTGGTCGGATTCTCTATCTATATAATAGGGGAATGAGTCCTTATAAACGCAATTAACTCCGAGCTTGTAGTAACATGGTGTGATGGTACGGAGTCGACATTGGTATTTTCCAGATGCGAAAATATTGTTGTATTCTGCACACTTAGCAGTATTGACTATTATTTTAGCTATTTCGTTTACTTGGCTGGCTTGTTATGTGTCTTTATATAGGTGCACTGATTGTAAAAATTCTCTGTTGTGTACTATAAATGAAAATCCCTGCTGCTTAGTTCCTCTGCTGCGTCAATTTATTC contains these protein-coding regions:
- the LOC125580802 gene encoding uncharacterized protein LOC125580802 yields the protein MGTFSVICVQMVEQDTVMIMTGTWVREGEGPWLFDTQTEEGTKFITVKSGLGYEELVHLVKDCLAIDSANVTLKLSYQYPTWMLIDDGDGSTPQFISDDHELEVFVQKRRKIEEVNLFVTISQCIDGVTTAQGKPHFSNVTDQTLLDKDDGDTETTDATTEEEWLEFALSETPLTCPPQKNTAGGSFRVTEQDTIPYRRNGIEIQENQPIIRLRSPENSSETRGKGKELALEVAPAYEPYDFGVRNSLRRIEHTTGEGEPNRPVKRRLFPTSRTASEAEMELVPTQGPDETFHQPEPATQAVGGEGSSGLTHWTRFQDALHQILDDETSQNVLFGRDAPPVIESVENDGA
- the LOC106408793 gene encoding uncharacterized protein LOC106408793 codes for the protein MELALGSMAGSYALMPAYSGLLQTTNPGSICCLHKEENSDGSMMSKYAFIAFGASIKGYRYMRKVVVIDGTRLKGRYGGCLLSACCQDGNFQIFPLAFGIVDSENEDAWEWFLSQLKTFVEDAHHLVFVSDRHGSIYNPIGKVYPHAQHAACTIHLWRNIKSRFKSKRLASLMGAASRAYIVSEFNKKFLDIQRVSPGCAGYLVDIGFEHWTRAHFQGDRFNIMDSNIAESWNAVLTEAREFPLISMCEYIRTTLMCWFAVRRAKSMEHKGTLTPNVRRIEEDNFDSSTGFAVTGISEVKFQIQAQSGQFNMVNVHDGTCTCKETEIGGTFAGALTPPAVKRPPSRPRKQKILSTGEDKRYSQKHAGNVLAVGEKATTRPHVVVQNKYVRKKAGLKKDGL